In Polyangia bacterium, a genomic segment contains:
- a CDS encoding ATP-binding protein — translation MATTSVDIDRAAAARAVASAIGAVAVTEVALTLMEALLVCVPIVALAGQSLTASGETPRIVAVILVLLVLSWMRAIDRVRPVLAARAAKLRGQALLPAAEDAAQRAMARAPLEMALIRWGVWTTVGIGVGVLLAARHLLAWPSAVGVACVGFLHAGGAAAIRGIAWERMLDPVRQKILPNLEPLRAFAAGYRRRLCMTAIALVGLGHAVASALIAVFTGLTSVQAGTLLALTVPALVIPMLIWFRSLARRTVPIEHYFELAIRRPTSRGPARDDPAAVAAFRSAQSIPYRLAVYQSLACSVAAVAVVAVGRRLTGFNTSIAGRLLGAIGLMVLASGLYETLLLRDVLRPLLAQLGSRHRLPAVDVRSKLGLRRKLMLFFGGVIVLSSGLVLLFALSPRHGPAMMIGSTALALALALGLVVLIVRDLVTPIHALEERADEMARGELARPVPPSGEADEIGRLTFAFEEMRRALRDKLRSTESLNIDLEREVRRRTEVLEQRNTELHEALEKLRRAQDDLVRTEKLASMGRLVAGIAHEINNPVNAVINTLGPLQDCIHQITAAATPEKIASAVVDAEEMLRVVQRGAARSKAIVQALHNYSRGDESVPRELNLSRSIDDTIDLLRHRLKNVRVEKEIDADLRVVGFAGQIDQVLMNLVTNAAQAIGERPQGGTIRIVVRADHGEAQISVSDDGAGIPAEVLPRIFDPFFTTKDVGEGTGLGLSIVHGIIERHGGRIRADSHLGEGTTFRIWLPLRPPALESAIRSRS, via the coding sequence GTGGCCACCACCTCCGTTGATATTGACCGCGCGGCAGCGGCGCGCGCGGTGGCCTCGGCGATCGGCGCGGTGGCGGTGACCGAAGTCGCGCTGACGCTGATGGAAGCGTTGCTGGTTTGCGTGCCCATCGTCGCGCTGGCCGGTCAATCGCTGACCGCCAGCGGCGAGACGCCGCGGATCGTGGCGGTGATCCTTGTGCTGCTGGTCCTGTCGTGGATGCGGGCCATCGATCGTGTTCGGCCGGTGCTGGCGGCGCGGGCGGCCAAGCTGCGCGGCCAGGCTTTGCTCCCGGCCGCCGAGGACGCCGCTCAGCGGGCAATGGCGCGCGCGCCGCTGGAGATGGCCCTCATACGCTGGGGCGTGTGGACGACGGTCGGCATCGGCGTCGGGGTGTTGCTGGCGGCGCGCCACCTTCTGGCCTGGCCGTCGGCGGTGGGCGTGGCATGCGTGGGTTTTTTGCATGCGGGTGGCGCGGCGGCCATTCGCGGGATCGCCTGGGAGCGAATGCTGGATCCGGTGCGGCAGAAGATCTTGCCAAACCTGGAGCCGCTCCGCGCATTCGCCGCCGGGTACCGCCGTCGCCTGTGCATGACGGCCATCGCGCTGGTGGGCCTTGGTCATGCGGTGGCGTCGGCGCTGATCGCCGTGTTCACCGGCCTCACCTCCGTGCAGGCGGGGACGCTGCTGGCCCTGACGGTGCCGGCGCTGGTGATCCCGATGCTGATCTGGTTTCGCTCGCTGGCCCGGCGGACCGTGCCCATCGAACATTACTTCGAGCTGGCCATCCGGCGTCCGACTTCGCGCGGGCCGGCGCGCGACGACCCGGCGGCGGTGGCGGCGTTTCGCTCGGCGCAGTCGATCCCGTATCGCCTGGCGGTGTACCAGTCCTTGGCCTGTTCGGTGGCGGCGGTGGCGGTGGTGGCGGTGGGCCGACGGCTGACGGGGTTCAACACCTCTATCGCCGGGCGCCTGCTGGGAGCGATCGGTCTGATGGTGCTGGCGTCGGGTTTGTACGAGACGCTGCTGTTGCGCGACGTGCTGCGGCCGCTGCTGGCACAGCTTGGCTCACGCCACCGGCTGCCGGCGGTGGACGTCCGGTCGAAGCTCGGGTTGCGGCGCAAGCTGATGCTGTTCTTTGGCGGCGTCATCGTTCTCAGCTCGGGTCTGGTGCTGCTCTTCGCGCTGTCGCCGCGGCACGGGCCGGCGATGATGATCGGCTCGACGGCGCTGGCCTTGGCTCTGGCGCTGGGATTGGTGGTGCTCATCGTACGCGACCTGGTGACGCCCATTCACGCGCTGGAAGAACGCGCTGACGAGATGGCGCGCGGCGAGCTGGCCCGCCCGGTCCCGCCATCGGGCGAAGCCGACGAGATCGGTCGCCTGACCTTTGCGTTCGAAGAGATGCGGCGGGCCTTGCGCGACAAGCTGCGCTCGACCGAATCGTTGAACATCGACCTTGAACGCGAGGTGCGCCGGCGCACCGAGGTGCTGGAGCAACGCAACACCGAGCTGCACGAGGCCCTGGAGAAACTGCGCCGCGCCCAGGACGATCTGGTGCGCACGGAAAAACTGGCGTCGATGGGCCGCCTGGTCGCCGGCATCGCTCACGAGATCAACAACCCGGTCAACGCCGTCATCAACACGCTGGGACCGCTGCAGGATTGCATTCACCAGATCACCGCAGCCGCGACCCCGGAAAAGATCGCCAGCGCCGTCGTTGACGCCGAGGAGATGCTGCGCGTGGTGCAGCGAGGCGCCGCGCGCAGCAAGGCCATCGTGCAGGCGCTGCACAATTATTCGCGCGGCGATGAATCCGTCCCGCGCGAGCTGAACCTGTCGCGCAGCATCGACGACACCATCGATCTGCTGCGCCACCGCCTGAAGAATGTCCGGGTCGAAAAAGAGATCGACGCCGACCTGCGTGTGGTGGGGTTCGCCGGTCAGATCGATCAGGTGCTGATGAACCTGGTGACCAACGCCGCGCAAGCCATCGGCGAGCGTCCACAAGGCGGCACCATCCGCATCGTCGTGCGCGCCGATCATGGGGAGGCGCAGATCAGCGTCTCCGACGACGGAGCGGGCATTCCAGCCGAGGTGTTGCCGCGCATCTTCGATCCGTTCTTCACCACCAAGGACGTCGGCGAAGGGACCGGGCTGGGGCTATCCATCGTCCACGGGATCATCGAGCGACACGGAGGGCGCATCCGGGCCGACAGCCATCTCGGCGAGGGAACGACCTTTCGCATCTGGTTGCCGCTGCGGCCGCCGGCCCTCGAGTCGGCGATCCGGTCGCGGTCCTAG
- a CDS encoding ATP-binding protein, which yields MTIRTKIWLIAVSVAATVGVASWGRLYLTRARIIKDAQTSAEELAHDIAEDLKIVDADADDRDLEEKLYGYVNRHSRIVRLELSVYREAETPSSRIVAPRGERPEITRFAPIRRQPLVVTKQDAGSAEETPIELPVDLKGPWQATLLMKWTLGPVKGLLETEERISLVFAIGLLVVLTLVSGLITQKVVGKPLEVLAGAMRDVEAGDLSRRVPVDTVDEVGRLSQGFNRMLERLSQADAQIRAFNQRLGAEIEAATRDLSEKNGQLGQLNRLLFEMRRENASKVRLATLGQLAAQLAHEIGTPLSSVSGHVQLALLQRDLDPALRERLEVSGREIERISRIVRDYLDSTRPLEPDRQPTSLPKLLEEAIEVTRGTEPGRASVAFQVAPPVDSLVTDPGLLRQIVINLLSNALDAVDKDGHVTVAAKAAGDDVLITITDTGHGIAPDDLRRIFEPFYTTKGRGKGTGLGLAICRQLTAALGGTISVQSKPGVGSTFFVRVPRISAPTGAEPSLRLATAAGGRA from the coding sequence GTGACCATCCGGACAAAGATTTGGCTCATCGCCGTCAGCGTGGCGGCGACCGTAGGCGTGGCATCGTGGGGGCGGCTTTATCTGACGCGGGCGCGGATCATCAAGGACGCGCAGACGTCGGCGGAAGAGCTGGCGCACGACATCGCCGAAGACCTGAAGATCGTCGACGCCGACGCCGACGATCGCGATCTGGAAGAAAAGCTGTACGGCTACGTCAACCGCCACAGCCGGATCGTCCGCCTGGAGCTGTCCGTCTACCGCGAGGCCGAAACCCCTTCCAGCCGCATCGTCGCCCCCCGCGGCGAGCGCCCGGAGATCACCCGGTTCGCCCCCATTCGCCGCCAGCCTCTGGTGGTCACCAAACAGGATGCCGGCAGTGCCGAGGAAACGCCCATCGAATTGCCGGTCGACCTGAAAGGTCCGTGGCAAGCGACCCTGCTGATGAAGTGGACGTTGGGCCCGGTCAAGGGCCTGCTGGAAACCGAAGAGCGCATCTCACTGGTGTTCGCCATCGGCCTCCTGGTGGTGCTGACGCTGGTCTCCGGACTCATCACGCAAAAGGTGGTGGGCAAGCCGCTGGAGGTTTTGGCCGGCGCCATGCGCGACGTCGAGGCCGGCGACCTTTCGCGCCGCGTGCCCGTCGATACCGTCGACGAGGTCGGGCGTCTGTCACAAGGATTCAACCGCATGCTGGAACGACTGTCGCAGGCCGACGCCCAGATTCGCGCCTTCAACCAACGTCTGGGCGCCGAGATCGAAGCCGCCACGCGCGACCTTTCCGAAAAAAACGGCCAGCTGGGCCAGCTGAACCGCCTGCTGTTCGAGATGCGGCGCGAGAATGCCTCGAAGGTTCGCCTGGCCACGCTGGGCCAGTTAGCCGCGCAGCTGGCCCACGAGATCGGCACGCCGCTGTCGTCGGTGTCGGGTCACGTGCAGCTGGCCTTGTTGCAACGCGATCTGGATCCGGCGCTGCGTGAGCGCCTGGAAGTCTCGGGCCGCGAGATCGAACGCATCAGCCGCATCGTGCGCGACTATCTCGATTCCACCCGCCCGCTGGAACCCGATCGCCAGCCCACGTCGCTGCCCAAGCTGCTGGAAGAGGCCATCGAGGTCACTCGCGGCACCGAGCCGGGGCGGGCCAGCGTGGCGTTTCAAGTTGCCCCCCCCGTCGACTCGCTGGTCACCGATCCGGGATTGCTGCGCCAGATCGTGATCAATCTGCTGTCGAACGCCCTGGACGCCGTGGACAAGGACGGCCACGTCACCGTCGCCGCCAAAGCAGCCGGGGACGACGTGCTGATCACCATCACCGATACCGGCCACGGCATCGCGCCCGATGACCTGCGGCGCATCTTCGAACCGTTCTACACCACCAAAGGGCGCGGCAAGGGCACGGGCCTCGGCCTGGCGATCTGCCGGCAGCTCACCGCCGCGCTGGGCGGCACCATCTCGGTGCAAAGCAAGCCGGGCGTCGGGTCGACGTTTTTTGTGCGCGTGCCCCGCATCAGCGCGCCGACCGGCGCCGAGCCGTCGCTGCGCCTGGCCACCGCCGCCGGAGGCCGCGCGTGA
- a CDS encoding sigma-54 dependent transcriptional regulator encodes MALTKEVLAPDGPAAVPANAPTVLVVDDEPGIVDSLQKILERESLRVLTAGSGGEALELIRREPVSVLVTDLMMPGMSGIDLLRASRSVSPETETILMTAYGTVENAVDAMKQGAYDFVTKPLKRAHLLRVVGKALEKRSLVQENRSLRAQLAAHKKRTLIGQSLSWRRTMDIVLQAAPSLATVLLLGESGTGKELLARAIHDSSPRAGGPFVPVNCAALPETILEAELFGYEKGAFTGAVQRHDGRFLQANGGTLFLDEIGEIPTHVQVKLLRVLQEGEVERLGGRTNRVDLRLVAATNQDLRAAVREGRFREDLYYRLNVIAVPIPPLRDRRDDIPLLAEHFLSLYAERNGRRLAGFSRAAMEALTRHEWPGNVRELENSVERAVVLCRGSAVELDDLPPEVRSGGAAGGDGRSLTFAVGTPLEEIERRVIHATLAHVGGDKRLCAQLLGIATRTIYRRLEEERPATLDGAGDDAKDVADDAGSAVPNWQAVPVGGSR; translated from the coding sequence ATGGCTTTGACCAAAGAGGTTCTGGCGCCGGACGGGCCGGCCGCCGTGCCGGCCAACGCGCCGACCGTATTGGTGGTGGACGACGAACCGGGCATCGTCGATTCGCTGCAGAAGATCCTCGAGCGCGAGTCGCTGCGTGTGCTGACCGCCGGGTCCGGTGGCGAGGCGCTGGAGCTGATCCGCCGCGAGCCGGTTTCGGTGCTGGTCACTGATCTCATGATGCCGGGCATGTCGGGGATCGATCTGCTGCGCGCCAGCCGCAGCGTCTCGCCCGAGACCGAAACGATTCTGATGACCGCATATGGAACGGTGGAGAACGCCGTCGATGCCATGAAGCAGGGGGCGTACGACTTCGTGACCAAGCCGCTCAAGCGCGCGCATCTGCTGCGCGTGGTGGGCAAGGCGCTGGAAAAACGCTCGCTGGTGCAGGAGAACCGCTCACTGCGCGCGCAGCTGGCTGCGCACAAGAAGCGGACTCTGATTGGCCAGTCGCTGTCGTGGCGGCGGACCATGGACATCGTGCTGCAGGCGGCGCCGTCGCTGGCCACGGTGTTGCTGCTGGGGGAATCGGGCACCGGCAAAGAGTTGTTGGCGCGGGCCATTCATGACTCGTCGCCGCGAGCGGGTGGGCCGTTCGTGCCGGTGAACTGCGCCGCCCTGCCGGAGACCATCCTTGAGGCCGAGCTGTTCGGCTACGAGAAAGGCGCCTTCACCGGCGCCGTGCAACGGCACGACGGCCGGTTTTTGCAGGCCAACGGGGGCACCCTTTTTCTCGACGAGATCGGCGAGATCCCTACGCACGTGCAGGTGAAGTTGCTGCGCGTGTTGCAGGAGGGCGAGGTCGAACGGCTGGGTGGCCGCACCAACAGGGTCGACCTGCGTCTGGTGGCCGCCACCAATCAGGATCTCCGGGCCGCCGTTCGCGAAGGGCGCTTCCGCGAAGATCTCTATTACCGACTGAACGTCATCGCCGTGCCAATTCCGCCGCTGCGCGACCGCCGCGACGACATCCCGCTTTTGGCCGAGCACTTCCTGTCGCTGTACGCCGAGCGCAACGGACGCCGGCTGGCTGGGTTCTCACGGGCGGCGATGGAAGCTTTGACCCGTCACGAATGGCCGGGCAACGTGCGCGAGTTGGAGAACTCCGTCGAGCGGGCGGTGGTGCTGTGCCGTGGCTCGGCCGTCGAGCTGGACGATCTGCCGCCAGAAGTACGCAGCGGGGGCGCCGCCGGCGGCGATGGACGCTCGCTGACCTTTGCCGTGGGGACGCCGCTCGAAGAGATCGAACGGCGAGTCATCCACGCCACGCTGGCCCACGTCGGCGGCGACAAGCGCCTGTGCGCGCAGCTTCTTGGGATCGCCACGCGCACCATCTACCGCCGCCTGGAAGAAGAGCGGCCGGCCACTTTGGACGGCGCCGGCGACGACGCCAAGGACGTGGCCGACGACGCCGGTTCAGCCGTGCCAAATTGGCAGGCGGTCCCTGTGGGCGGATCTCGTTAA
- a CDS encoding YceI family protein yields MLDARRFPQISLRADQLEDVRLANHSLDGTLVGVLSLHGQERTVRVPVSASWTADHLQASGHFVIRQSEFGIRPFSHYLGTVAVRDEITIVIRCVATLIANER; encoded by the coding sequence ATCTTAGACGCGCGCCGGTTTCCGCAGATTTCCTTGCGCGCGGATCAGCTTGAAGACGTCCGACTCGCCAACCACTCCCTCGACGGAACACTGGTCGGTGTGCTGAGCCTCCACGGACAAGAGCGCACGGTGCGCGTTCCCGTGTCGGCCTCGTGGACCGCCGACCATTTGCAGGCTTCGGGTCACTTCGTCATCCGGCAGTCCGAGTTCGGGATTCGGCCTTTCAGTCATTATTTGGGAACCGTGGCCGTGCGCGACGAGATCACGATCGTGATCCGCTGCGTCGCCACGCTGATCGCCAACGAGCGCTAA
- a CDS encoding sigma-54 dependent transcriptional regulator — MTRVLVAEDDRVARDLLCEILRGEGFTVDAVDDGAGAIERAAPGRYDLVVSDVRMERSSGLDVLKAFTDKAPGTPVILITAFGDVTGAMEAIQRGAYDYVSKPFNIEELKLTVGRALERRRLMAEHKATPTDNKTQIEDIVGKSGKMLEVYKLVARVAPSTATVLVNGESGTGKELVARAIHTHSPRARAAFVPVNCTALTESLLESELFGHARGAFTGAVAAKRGLFEMASGGTLFLDEIGDMGPKMQAQLLRTLQDGEVRPVGGAESIRVDVRLVCATNKDLDEEVKAGRFREDLYFRINVVTVTLPPLRDRGEDIPILVAHVLSKVARRENRPAAAMSAEALRLLSAYDWPGNVRELQNAVERAIALAKGNVILPSDLPPEVVGVEAPRAAGSGSGSIIEDRPTLAELERRYIALLLTECGGNKKKAAERLGIDRRTLYRALERNGDDTAEGDGAHDDDDDQ, encoded by the coding sequence GTGACCCGCGTCCTGGTGGCCGAAGACGATCGCGTCGCCCGCGATCTGCTGTGCGAGATCTTGCGCGGCGAAGGCTTCACCGTTGACGCCGTCGACGACGGTGCCGGGGCGATCGAACGGGCGGCGCCCGGCCGCTATGACCTGGTGGTCTCCGACGTGCGGATGGAACGGTCCAGCGGGTTGGACGTGCTGAAGGCGTTTACCGACAAGGCGCCCGGCACGCCGGTCATTCTGATCACGGCGTTCGGCGACGTCACCGGCGCCATGGAGGCCATCCAGCGCGGCGCGTACGATTACGTCTCGAAGCCGTTCAACATCGAAGAGCTGAAACTGACCGTCGGGCGCGCCCTAGAACGGCGCCGCCTGATGGCCGAGCACAAGGCCACGCCCACCGACAACAAGACCCAGATCGAAGACATCGTCGGCAAGAGCGGCAAGATGCTGGAGGTGTACAAGCTGGTGGCGCGGGTGGCGCCGTCGACTGCCACCGTGCTGGTGAACGGCGAATCCGGCACCGGCAAAGAGCTGGTGGCCCGCGCCATCCACACGCACTCGCCGCGGGCGCGGGCGGCTTTCGTGCCCGTGAACTGCACCGCGCTGACCGAATCGCTGCTGGAGTCCGAATTGTTCGGCCACGCCCGGGGCGCCTTCACCGGCGCCGTCGCCGCCAAGCGCGGCCTGTTCGAGATGGCCAGCGGCGGGACGCTATTCCTCGACGAGATCGGCGATATGGGACCGAAGATGCAGGCGCAGCTTCTGCGCACACTGCAAGACGGCGAGGTGCGGCCGGTGGGCGGCGCCGAATCGATCCGCGTCGACGTGCGGCTGGTCTGCGCCACCAACAAAGACCTCGACGAAGAGGTGAAGGCCGGGCGCTTCCGCGAGGATCTCTACTTCCGCATCAACGTCGTCACCGTGACTTTGCCGCCGCTGCGCGATCGCGGCGAGGACATCCCCATCCTGGTGGCGCACGTTCTCAGCAAGGTGGCGCGGCGGGAGAATCGACCGGCCGCGGCTATGTCAGCCGAGGCGCTGCGGCTGCTGTCCGCCTACGACTGGCCCGGCAATGTGCGCGAGCTACAGAACGCCGTCGAGCGCGCGATCGCCCTGGCTAAAGGCAACGTCATCCTGCCGTCGGATCTGCCGCCCGAAGTGGTGGGCGTCGAAGCGCCGCGCGCCGCCGGCAGCGGCAGCGGCAGCATCATCGAAGACCGCCCCACCCTGGCCGAGCTGGAACGCCGATACATCGCCTTGCTGCTGACGGAATGCGGCGGCAACAAGAAGAAAGCTGCCGAACGTTTGGGCATCGACCGCCGCACCCTGTATCGCGCCTTGGAACGCAACGGCGACGACACCGCCGAGGGCGACGGCGCCCACGATGACGACGACGACCAGTAG
- a CDS encoding biopolymer transporter ExbD, which translates to MAINIQLEDASTGDGEADIGSENIVAEINITPLTDVFLVLLIIFMVTSTALVESEASSRAGMKVVLPKANTAGPVSQRRSDPVLTVTKSNEVYLGAKKIEVANLEAEIHKALTDVGSETLLIRGDKNVLLGAAVDIMSVAKKAGANHIAILTAPGK; encoded by the coding sequence ATGGCCATCAACATCCAACTGGAAGACGCCAGCACCGGCGACGGCGAAGCGGACATCGGCTCTGAAAACATTGTCGCGGAGATCAACATCACGCCGCTCACCGACGTTTTTTTGGTTCTGCTGATCATCTTCATGGTGACGTCGACGGCGCTGGTCGAATCGGAAGCATCGTCGCGCGCGGGCATGAAGGTGGTCCTGCCAAAAGCCAACACCGCCGGACCGGTGTCGCAGCGGCGCAGCGATCCGGTTCTCACGGTGACCAAAAGCAACGAAGTCTATCTGGGCGCCAAGAAAATCGAAGTCGCCAACCTGGAGGCGGAGATCCACAAAGCCCTGACCGACGTCGGTTCGGAGACGCTGCTCATTCGGGGCGACAAGAACGTTCTGCTGGGCGCGGCGGTGGACATCATGTCGGTGGCGAAAAAAGCCGGCGCCAATCACATCGCCATCCTGACCGCACCCGGCAAATAG
- a CDS encoding MotA/TolQ/ExbB proton channel family protein, which produces MSWEMIRNLVRDEWVILSLLLLWSLAGLTVICERMYALWNIQPKSEAFKNRVVDALSAGDLGKAAALCEMSSVPLAEVFERGLQVFQKTPHKTTEAVTSQRAAAVLSFKRYLWALGTVGSSAPFVGLFGTVVGILKAFQSMSVAGTGGFKVVSQGIAAALVATAAGLLVAIYAVIAYNYFVSRVNALALHYKLYCEEFLTALGELAKGRAGTSAPAAATSTPSAAEPTSAGATGPATA; this is translated from the coding sequence ATGTCCTGGGAAATGATCCGGAACCTGGTTCGCGACGAGTGGGTGATCCTGTCGCTGCTGCTGTTGTGGTCGCTGGCTGGATTGACGGTGATTTGCGAGCGGATGTACGCGCTGTGGAATATCCAGCCCAAGTCGGAGGCGTTCAAGAATCGGGTGGTCGACGCCCTTTCCGCCGGCGATCTGGGCAAGGCGGCGGCGCTGTGTGAGATGTCTTCGGTCCCGCTGGCCGAGGTCTTCGAACGCGGCCTGCAGGTTTTTCAGAAGACGCCGCACAAGACCACCGAGGCCGTCACCTCCCAGCGAGCGGCGGCGGTGTTGTCGTTCAAGCGATATTTGTGGGCGCTGGGCACGGTCGGATCGTCGGCGCCGTTCGTCGGTCTTTTCGGCACGGTGGTCGGCATCTTGAAGGCATTCCAGTCGATGTCGGTGGCGGGAACGGGCGGCTTCAAGGTCGTGTCGCAAGGGATCGCCGCCGCGCTGGTGGCGACGGCGGCTGGCCTGCTGGTCGCGATCTACGCCGTCATCGCCTACAACTATTTCGTCTCGCGGGTGAACGCCCTGGCCTTGCACTACAAGCTTTACTGCGAGGAGTTCCTGACTGCGCTGGGCGAGCTGGCCAAAGGCCGCGCCGGCACCAGCGCGCCAGCCGCCGCGACGTCTACGCCTTCCGCCGCCGAACCGACCAGCGCGGGCGCGACGGGCCCTGCCACGGCGTAA
- the gspC gene encoding type II secretion system protein GspC, with protein METLLRKYLWAIDLAVIALCAMFGARATATIIESSLTRGLPPPARRATRPAQIAATIYTKQTDEILKRNVFCSTCPPILGEKDKGPVVDVNPQPVKTTLPLKLLAVMFAPPPVDPRWSMAIIRDNDEKFAGPYAIGSKIREATITDIGETRVDLNVSGRKEYLELIDKTPGATPAAPVAMPSAPPSDPLMAEMERGVKKINENTYEVQRGTVDSLLGNMSVLSRAARIVPELKDGKAAGFRLFSVRPDGPFAKIGFQNGDVISAINGLDMSSPDKALEVYTKLRSASHLSIGMERNGQKITKEYSIR; from the coding sequence GTGGAGACACTGCTGCGCAAATACCTTTGGGCGATTGATCTGGCGGTGATCGCCCTGTGCGCGATGTTCGGCGCCCGCGCCACCGCCACCATCATCGAATCCAGTTTGACCCGCGGGCTGCCACCGCCGGCACGGCGCGCAACGCGGCCGGCGCAAATCGCCGCGACCATCTACACCAAGCAGACCGACGAGATTTTGAAGCGGAACGTTTTCTGTTCGACCTGCCCGCCGATCCTCGGCGAAAAGGACAAGGGGCCCGTCGTCGACGTCAATCCTCAACCGGTCAAGACGACGCTGCCGCTGAAGCTGCTGGCGGTGATGTTCGCGCCCCCGCCGGTGGACCCGCGCTGGTCGATGGCCATCATCCGCGACAACGACGAAAAGTTCGCCGGGCCGTACGCCATCGGTTCGAAGATTCGCGAGGCGACCATCACCGACATCGGCGAGACGCGCGTCGATCTGAACGTTAGTGGCCGCAAGGAATATCTGGAGCTGATCGATAAGACGCCCGGCGCGACGCCCGCCGCGCCCGTCGCCATGCCGTCCGCGCCGCCCAGCGATCCGTTGATGGCGGAGATGGAAAGAGGCGTGAAGAAGATCAACGAGAACACCTACGAGGTGCAGCGCGGGACCGTCGATTCGCTGCTGGGCAACATGAGCGTGCTGTCGCGGGCGGCGCGCATCGTGCCCGAGCTGAAGGACGGCAAGGCGGCCGGCTTTCGGTTGTTCAGCGTGCGGCCCGACGGGCCGTTCGCGAAGATCGGATTTCAAAACGGCGACGTGATCTCGGCGATCAACGGGCTTGATATGTCCAGCCCGGACAAAGCGCTGGAGGTCTACACCAAGCTTCGATCAGCCAGTCACCTGTCCATCGGGATGGAACGCAACGGTCAGAAAATAACCAAGGAATACAGCATCCGATGA